Genomic segment of Chitinivorax sp. PXF-14:
AGGGCGCCATCGGCCTGGCCAAAGACCCGTCGCGCTTCTCCGTCGCCTGCCGCCAGATCGGGCCGATCCGCTTTTCCAAGCCGATTCCCAGGCAGGAAGAGGTATTCCGCGAAGGCGCGTCGTTCATCTTCAAGCATGTGCGCGTCGTGCGCATCGTCGACGCCAAGCGCAACGCGCTGACCTACCTCAGCTATTCGGACAAGCTCATCGACGGCAGCCCGGACAATGCCATTACGGCGGTGGCGGTGCTCGATCAGCAGATACCGCTACGCTGATCGTGCTCATACATATTGCTGCGCCGTAGCTGCAATGCCGCGCTCAGGCTTGACATGACAAATGATCAGTATGTGTCGAAATTTCTTACATGTAGATGGTGTCATATGTCATGCGCATTCAATAAGTTCTTGTAACCATATGACTATTTAATATTGGCATATAGTTTGCTTTATGAGCATGGTCGATATTTCTTTGGCTCTTTCAGGAGACCTCCATGTTCACAATCAAGTTGTCCCGTATCGCACTGGCTGCGGCTTTTGCTGCCGCCAGCGCAGCTGCTTCGGCCGGCGCCATTCACGACGCCAACCTGTTCAACGGCAACACGCTGGCTGCCAACGATGACGGCTCGACCGGCGCAGTCAATGTCGGCTTCACCCTCAACTTCTTCGGCGTGAACCACACCCAGTTGTTCGTCAACAACAACGGCAACGTGACGTTCAACAGCCAGCTGAGCACGTACACTCCGTTCGGCCTGACCACCAACTCCTTCCCGATCATCGCCCCGTTCTTCGCGGACGTTGACACCCGCGGCATCAATTCGTCGCAGGTCAAGTACGGCCAGAACACTCTGGGCGGCCATGCCGTATTCGGCGTCAACTGGATCAACGTCGGCTACTACCCGTCGGCCAGCGACAAGCTCAACAGCTTCCAGCTGATCCTGACCGACCGCTCGGACGTCGGCGCAGGCGACTTCGACATCGAGTTCAACTACGACCAGATTCTGTGGGAAACCGGCAGCGCCAGCGGTGGTAGCGGCGGTTTCGGCGGCACCTCGGCAGCGGTTGGCTACACCGATGGCGGCACCAACGACGTCGAGTTCGCGGGCTCGCGCGTAAACGGTGCCTTCCTCGACAGCAATCTGTCGAGCGGCCTGGTTCACAATGCGCTGGGTTCGAACACGCTTGGCCAATACC
This window contains:
- a CDS encoding CreA family protein; amino-acid sequence: MKNLFALLAVAIVGSVGAEEIGSVDTAFQLIGPDHKVVVEAFDDPSVQGVACYISRARTGGIKGAIGLAKDPSRFSVACRQIGPIRFSKPIPRQEEVFREGASFIFKHVRVVRIVDAKRNALTYLSYSDKLIDGSPDNAITAVAVLDQQIPLR
- a CDS encoding nidogen-like domain-containing protein, which translates into the protein MFTIKLSRIALAAAFAAASAAASAGAIHDANLFNGNTLAANDDGSTGAVNVGFTLNFFGVNHTQLFVNNNGNVTFNSQLSTYTPFGLTTNSFPIIAPFFADVDTRGINSSQVKYGQNTLGGHAVFGVNWINVGYYPSASDKLNSFQLILTDRSDVGAGDFDIEFNYDQILWETGSASGGSGGFGGTSAAVGYTDGGTNDVEFAGSRVNGAFLDSNLSSGLVHNALGSNTLGQYRFNVRNGTVVVDPGPVNDLPEPTSLALLGLGCASLALARRRKA